A stretch of the Terriglobia bacterium genome encodes the following:
- a CDS encoding sugar phosphate isomerase/epimerase: protein MKKNNAFSRRSFLASFAAAPLGAAAAAAAAAKHIPIGLELYSVRNDLEKDLAGTVRQVAKMGYQCVEFYSPYYDWTPSDARKVRREMDSLGIRCYSTHNDPKSFTPEGIGKAMELNNILGTRYIVMASAGEVATLDGWKRVAETLDTANHTMAARGLHAGYHNHDLEWKPVDGQKPIEVLAANTDKSIMLQLDVGTCLETGNDPVAWIRKNPGRIRSLHLKNWSPKGGYKVLFSEGVAPWKKIFAAAESVGGVEYYLIEQEGSRYSEMKTVDLCLQEYRKLRA, encoded by the coding sequence ATGAAAAAGAATAACGCCTTTTCACGTCGCTCTTTTCTGGCATCTTTTGCGGCGGCTCCGCTGGGTGCGGCGGCAGCGGCCGCGGCGGCCGCGAAGCACATCCCGATCGGGCTGGAGCTTTATTCGGTCCGCAACGATCTGGAAAAAGATCTGGCCGGAACGGTCAGGCAGGTTGCCAAAATGGGGTACCAGTGCGTGGAATTCTATTCGCCGTATTACGATTGGACGCCGAGCGATGCCAGGAAGGTTCGCCGCGAAATGGACAGCCTGGGCATCCGCTGCTACTCGACGCACAACGACCCGAAGTCCTTCACACCGGAGGGAATCGGGAAGGCGATGGAACTGAACAACATTCTAGGCACGCGCTACATCGTGATGGCGTCGGCCGGCGAGGTTGCTACCCTTGACGGTTGGAAGCGAGTGGCGGAGACGCTGGACACAGCAAACCATACGATGGCGGCCCGCGGCTTGCACGCGGGCTATCACAACCACGATCTCGAGTGGAAACCGGTGGACGGCCAGAAACCGATCGAAGTGCTCGCCGCGAATACCGACAAGAGCATTATGTTGCAGCTCGACGTGGGTACGTGCCTAGAGACCGGCAATGATCCTGTGGCGTGGATCAGAAAAAATCCCGGCCGAATTCGTTCTCTCCATCTCAAGAACTGGTCTCCCAAAGGGGGCTATAAGGTGCTCTTCAGCGAAGGAGTGGCCCCGTGGAAGAAGATTTTCGCAGCCGCAGAGAGCGTGGGTGGCGTTGAATATTACCTGATTGAGCAGGAAGGCAGCCGATACTCCGAAATGAAAACCGTGGATTTATGCCTCCAGGAGTATCGCAAACTGCGCGCCTGA
- the fucP gene encoding L-fucose:H+ symporter permease, whose protein sequence is MTSHTNKRPPLFSPGNTLPFVLVTSLFFLWGIPNNLNDILIKQFMTSFQITRLQAGLVQSAFYLGYFCLAMPAAFLMRRFGYKAGLVTGLLLFGSGAFLFWPAAIVGSYGFFLFALFVIASGLSFLETGSNTFIAVLGDPRSSEQRLNLSQSFNPLGSITGALIGTVFIFSGIELSTQQIGALKAQGTLAAYLKSETLRVVHPYIVLGVVVWVMAILILRTKFPQIKEEAERKDSRDKGKLSDLLHYPHFLQGVSAQFFYVGAQVGTWSFLIQYIQDYTHQPEKVAGYLLTGSLVAFGVGRFVATYLMKFFRPNRLMGVYGIVNIGLVAVGVLFPGWVGVGAMFLTSFFMSLMFPTIYALGIKGLGANTKLGGSFIVMAIVGGAAAPPAMGLLYELWHSMAIAMVVPLVCYAVVTHYAYYGSRMRVSPIQSAAVSETAAL, encoded by the coding sequence ATGACATCTCACACGAACAAGCGTCCACCATTATTCTCCCCTGGAAACACGCTGCCTTTTGTCCTGGTCACGTCGCTGTTCTTTCTCTGGGGAATTCCCAACAACCTTAATGACATTCTCATCAAGCAGTTCATGACGTCGTTTCAAATCACCCGCCTTCAGGCCGGGCTGGTGCAATCGGCATTTTACCTGGGCTATTTCTGCCTCGCCATGCCTGCCGCCTTTCTGATGAGGAGATTTGGATACAAGGCGGGCCTGGTGACGGGGCTGCTTCTTTTTGGCTCGGGCGCGTTTCTGTTTTGGCCCGCGGCCATCGTCGGGAGCTATGGATTTTTCCTGTTTGCTCTGTTCGTCATAGCGAGCGGTCTTTCCTTTCTGGAAACCGGCTCGAACACTTTTATCGCCGTGCTGGGCGACCCGCGAAGTTCCGAGCAGCGCCTGAACCTGTCGCAATCGTTTAACCCACTGGGTTCGATCACGGGAGCCTTGATTGGCACCGTCTTTATTTTTTCGGGAATCGAATTGAGCACGCAGCAGATCGGCGCGCTGAAAGCGCAGGGCACGCTCGCCGCCTATTTGAAAAGTGAAACGTTGCGGGTCGTTCATCCTTACATCGTTCTTGGAGTTGTCGTCTGGGTGATGGCGATTCTCATCCTGCGCACAAAGTTTCCGCAGATCAAAGAGGAAGCAGAAAGAAAAGATTCGCGCGATAAGGGAAAGCTGAGCGATCTGCTGCATTACCCGCATTTTCTTCAGGGTGTGTCGGCGCAGTTCTTCTACGTTGGCGCGCAAGTGGGAACCTGGAGCTTCCTGATTCAATACATCCAGGACTACACCCATCAACCCGAAAAAGTTGCCGGCTATCTGCTGACCGGGAGCCTCGTGGCGTTCGGCGTTGGCAGATTTGTGGCTACTTACCTGATGAAGTTTTTCCGGCCCAACAGGCTGATGGGAGTATATGGGATTGTCAACATAGGGCTGGTGGCAGTGGGCGTTCTGTTTCCGGGCTGGGTGGGAGTGGGAGCCATGTTCCTGACCAGCTTCTTTATGTCTTTAATGTTCCCCACTATCTATGCGCTTGGCATCAAAGGCCTCGGCGCGAACACCAAGCTCGGCGGATCGTTCATCGTTATGGCGATTGTAGGTGGGGCCGCAGCGCCGCCGGCCATGGGACTCCTGTATGAACTCTGGCACAGCATGGCCATCGCCATGGTCGTTCCGCTGGTCTGCTATGCCGTGGTCACGCATTACGCGTACTATGGGTCCAGGATGCGCGTGTCCCCTATTCAGAGTGCCGCGGTTTCAGAAACGGCAGCGCTGTGA
- a CDS encoding glucose 1-dehydrogenase: MNGFPRFDLNGQVALVTGAARGLGRAISLAMANAGADVALGLRDRSTGSDLVNEIAAMGRRALALQMDMAHLDQISSAVEEAVAHFGRLDILVNNAGVAPGNPAEEFTEEDFDYTMAVNVKGTFFASQAAGRVMIRQQRGRIINMSSQAGFVALPTESIYCTTKAAIAHLTKCLAVEWGKHNITVNAIAPTFVFTPGTEEALRDPAFRADTIERIAALHRIGDPMDVTGAVVFLASPAASLVTGHTILIDGGWTAR, translated from the coding sequence ATGAACGGATTTCCGAGATTTGATTTGAATGGCCAGGTCGCCCTGGTGACCGGCGCAGCACGAGGTCTGGGGCGCGCCATATCGCTGGCAATGGCGAATGCGGGCGCGGACGTGGCGCTTGGGCTCCGTGACCGCAGCACAGGATCCGATCTCGTCAATGAAATAGCGGCCATGGGACGCCGGGCACTCGCCTTGCAGATGGATATGGCGCACCTTGACCAGATTTCCAGCGCCGTAGAAGAGGCTGTGGCGCACTTTGGCCGGCTGGACATTCTGGTGAACAACGCCGGAGTGGCGCCGGGAAATCCGGCCGAGGAGTTCACCGAAGAAGACTTTGATTACACCATGGCGGTCAATGTGAAGGGCACATTCTTTGCCAGCCAGGCTGCAGGGCGTGTGATGATCCGCCAACAGCGCGGCCGCATCATCAACATGAGCTCGCAGGCTGGGTTTGTGGCCCTGCCTACCGAATCGATCTACTGCACCACCAAGGCCGCCATTGCACACCTCACCAAGTGCCTGGCCGTCGAATGGGGAAAACACAACATTACGGTGAACGCCATTGCTCCCACATTCGTTTTTACGCCCGGCACTGAAGAAGCGCTTCGAGACCCGGCATTCCGCGCCGACACCATCGAACGCATCGCAGCTCTGCACCGGATCGGCGACCCGATGGACGTCACGGGAGCGGTGGTTTTTCTGGCATCTCCCGCGGCGTCGTTGGTCACCGGGCACACGATTCTTATTGACGGGGGCTGGACGGCCCGGTAG
- a CDS encoding group 1 truncated hemoglobin, with protein MESAAQKPGSTLYERLGGYDGIAAIIDEFLRRMRADPMFARFGGGRSLDSVRRGRELLVGQMCALSGGPCVYTGRDMKTSHGGLGITTVEWQASIRHADAALDHFKAPANEKQEFLALIERYRHDVVEA; from the coding sequence ATGGAATCCGCTGCACAAAAACCAGGGAGCACACTCTACGAACGGCTGGGCGGCTACGATGGCATCGCGGCAATTATCGATGAATTTCTCCGGCGCATGCGGGCCGATCCCATGTTTGCCCGCTTTGGGGGCGGCCGCAGCCTTGATTCTGTCCGGCGCGGGCGCGAGTTGCTGGTGGGCCAGATGTGCGCCCTCTCGGGAGGGCCGTGCGTATATACCGGCCGCGACATGAAGACGTCCCACGGCGGTCTTGGCATCACAACCGTTGAGTGGCAAGCGAGCATCCGGCACGCCGACGCTGCTCTCGACCACTTCAAGGCTCCCGCCAACGAGAAGCAGGAATTTCTCGCGCTGATTGAGCGGTACAGACACGACGTTGTGGAAGCGTAA
- a CDS encoding C45 family peptidase yields the protein MHRRAFIKGSLAGVGGALLLDISCKSAKQPPAPDARLKGAFRSPERNGWTFVHLEGTPAEIGYQHGYLLADRIEDATKVTILQQTHNRKCGWDFYRGAAKSMLWPKIEAEYREELQGIADGLRARGSKLDLWDVVALNASMEWDYYMKEYDKTHKDETSADLAAPEHCSAFAATGSYTKDGKIVIAHNCWTGYLDGERWTIIYDIAPSHGYRMLMDGFPGFIHSGDDFGINSTGITITETTISGFSGYDPSGIPEFVRARKGMQYSSSIDDYVRIMKTGNNGGYANNWLIADHKTNEVADLELGLKNVNLWRTKDGFFVGSNFPVSPKLASEETNFDLNDMSNSANARHVRWKQLMAENKGKIDMAMAQKFMGDHYDSFAKKEDPSERTLCGHVDLSPRGSGTWQPPYGIAGAVQNKGADAAMIEKMALSASAGHCCGIDFNAAEHLKKHPEFNWEAPLLRDMPSKPWTLFSTST from the coding sequence ATGCATCGACGAGCATTCATCAAGGGTTCTCTGGCCGGCGTCGGCGGGGCCCTGCTGCTGGACATTTCCTGCAAATCAGCCAAGCAACCGCCTGCGCCGGATGCGCGCCTGAAGGGAGCGTTCCGCAGCCCGGAGAGAAATGGATGGACATTTGTGCACCTTGAGGGCACACCCGCGGAGATAGGATATCAGCACGGCTACTTGCTGGCAGACAGGATCGAAGACGCCACCAAGGTCACCATCCTTCAGCAGACCCACAACAGAAAGTGCGGCTGGGATTTTTATCGAGGCGCCGCGAAAAGCATGCTTTGGCCAAAAATCGAGGCCGAATATCGCGAGGAACTTCAGGGCATTGCCGACGGCTTGCGGGCCCGGGGCAGCAAGCTCGACCTCTGGGACGTGGTTGCGCTGAACGCTTCCATGGAGTGGGACTACTACATGAAGGAGTATGACAAGACGCATAAGGACGAGACGTCGGCTGATCTCGCGGCTCCCGAACATTGCAGCGCCTTTGCCGCCACCGGCAGCTACACGAAGGACGGCAAAATCGTCATTGCCCACAACTGCTGGACGGGATACCTGGACGGCGAGCGTTGGACGATCATCTATGACATCGCTCCCTCACATGGTTACCGGATGTTGATGGACGGGTTCCCAGGTTTCATCCACAGCGGCGACGATTTCGGCATTAATTCCACGGGAATCACCATTACGGAAACCACCATCTCCGGCTTTTCCGGCTACGATCCCTCGGGCATTCCGGAATTCGTGCGCGCTCGCAAAGGCATGCAGTATTCGAGTTCCATTGACGATTACGTGCGGATCATGAAAACGGGCAACAACGGAGGCTATGCCAACAACTGGCTGATCGCCGATCACAAGACCAATGAAGTCGCGGACCTGGAACTGGGGCTGAAAAACGTGAACCTGTGGCGCACCAAGGATGGCTTCTTTGTGGGATCGAACTTCCCCGTCAGCCCCAAGCTCGCCAGTGAGGAAACCAACTTCGACCTGAACGACATGAGCAACAGCGCCAACGCGCGGCATGTGCGCTGGAAGCAGTTGATGGCCGAAAACAAAGGGAAAATCGACATGGCGATGGCCCAGAAATTCATGGGCGACCACTACGATTCATTCGCGAAGAAAGAGGACCCCAGCGAACGCACGCTGTGCGGCCACGTCGATCTGTCGCCGCGCGGATCGGGCACGTGGCAGCCGCCCTATGGCATCGCAGGCGCCGTGCAAAATAAAGGCGCGGACGCAGCCATGATCGAAAAGATGGCGCTTTCCGCATCGGCGGGCCATTGCTGCGGGATCGACTTTAACGCTGCCGAGCACTTGAAAAAGCATCCGGAGTTCAACTGGGAGGCGCCGCTGCTTCGGGACATGCCTTCAAAACCCTGGACCCTGTTCTCAACTTCAACCTGA
- a CDS encoding SUMF1/EgtB/PvdO family nonheme iron enzyme has product MERRNFLKGSVLGAGTLMSGLRRASGNKGAAAGLQTRVPADASSGGLIEVPGMSYEVIDSLTKVPVSVTLVKFLIAPKELTQREFEAVMGYNPSFQKGADLPVETVSWWEAIRYCNLRSLRENLEPCYKLETGSCEAGRNGYRLPTDAEWSHAAGPIAELKGKTAAANLGTSDTKNLARLSEELQTSGTKPVGSYSPNQFGLFDMFGNVWEWTSDYFNPESTPQGSYNPAGPLRGLARIVRGGSFISTTSEWARGYRSSIEPGYKSRFTGFRVCRTAEPRPRLPQSQQSPDWFKPYNSPPAGYESSIGSLSSLVAGIGSVAEWKPRREAILAKWLKLLGSMETSSPSPQARLVETVKDQNYTARLMYLQVEPDWWEKVLVMMPASNLQRPRPVVIVPFYDVDTPAGRNLSGRSFLGMGVDSYAYTAVQKGYISVAIRWFGESYGEWYSEAVANLKLRHPNCTGLGKWVWDAQRLVDYLYSLPEVDRDHIGIIGHSLGGKMALYAAAFEPRITSVVSNEPGVGLSFSNYDDYWYFGDFIDKAEKGTDQHELIGLIAPRPFLLIGGDTYDTAKSWYYINAARQVYNLYGKPENIGYFNHHKGHMPTPEAVWRAMEWLAHFLGSQR; this is encoded by the coding sequence ATGGAAAGACGAAATTTCCTTAAGGGTTCAGTCCTCGGGGCAGGGACTCTCATGTCGGGCCTTCGCCGCGCGAGCGGCAATAAAGGCGCCGCGGCTGGGCTGCAAACGCGGGTGCCGGCGGATGCTTCATCCGGCGGGTTGATTGAAGTGCCCGGCATGAGCTACGAGGTGATCGACAGCCTGACCAAGGTTCCTGTCAGCGTCACCCTCGTCAAGTTCCTCATTGCTCCAAAGGAACTGACACAGCGCGAATTTGAAGCCGTTATGGGCTACAATCCGTCGTTCCAAAAAGGTGCTGATCTTCCCGTTGAGACGGTAAGCTGGTGGGAGGCCATCCGTTATTGCAACCTGCGGAGCCTGCGCGAAAACCTTGAACCCTGCTACAAGCTGGAAACTGGCTCTTGTGAAGCCGGCCGGAACGGCTATCGCCTTCCCACCGACGCCGAGTGGAGCCACGCCGCGGGCCCTATTGCTGAATTGAAAGGCAAGACTGCCGCGGCCAACCTTGGAACCTCGGATACGAAGAACTTGGCGCGCCTGAGCGAAGAATTACAGACTTCGGGTACGAAGCCGGTGGGGAGCTACTCTCCCAACCAGTTTGGCCTGTTTGACATGTTCGGCAACGTTTGGGAATGGACCAGTGATTATTTCAATCCTGAAAGCACCCCGCAGGGTTCATACAATCCTGCCGGCCCGCTGCGAGGATTGGCGCGCATTGTTCGCGGCGGATCATTCATCAGCACTACTTCCGAATGGGCACGGGGATACCGGTCGTCCATCGAACCTGGTTACAAGAGCCGATTCACAGGTTTTCGTGTATGCCGCACGGCCGAACCCCGGCCTCGTTTGCCGCAGTCGCAGCAATCGCCCGACTGGTTCAAGCCGTACAATAGCCCACCCGCCGGTTACGAATCGTCGATTGGCAGCCTGTCATCACTTGTTGCCGGAATCGGCTCAGTTGCGGAATGGAAACCCCGGCGCGAAGCTATCCTTGCAAAATGGCTCAAACTGCTTGGCTCGATGGAAACGAGCTCCCCATCACCTCAGGCACGGCTGGTGGAAACAGTGAAAGACCAGAACTACACTGCGCGCCTCATGTATCTTCAAGTGGAACCGGATTGGTGGGAAAAGGTTCTGGTAATGATGCCGGCAAGCAATCTTCAACGCCCGCGCCCGGTGGTGATTGTTCCCTTCTATGACGTGGACACTCCGGCTGGCCGAAACCTGTCGGGGCGCAGTTTCCTGGGCATGGGTGTCGATTCCTACGCGTACACGGCGGTGCAAAAGGGATACATTTCGGTGGCTATTCGGTGGTTTGGCGAGAGCTACGGTGAGTGGTATTCAGAAGCCGTCGCCAACCTGAAACTGCGCCATCCAAACTGCACCGGTCTTGGCAAGTGGGTGTGGGATGCGCAGCGACTGGTTGATTACCTCTACTCGCTGCCGGAGGTCGACCGCGACCATATCGGCATCATCGGGCATTCGCTCGGTGGCAAAATGGCGCTTTATGCGGCGGCTTTTGAGCCGCGAATTACCTCCGTGGTCTCTAACGAGCCGGGCGTTGGCTTATCGTTTTCGAATTATGATGACTACTGGTATTTCGGCGATTTCATTGACAAAGCGGAGAAAGGGACGGATCAGCACGAACTCATCGGGCTGATTGCCCCCAGGCCGTTTCTACTGATTGGCGGCGACACTTACGACACCGCCAAAAGCTGGTACTACATTAATGCCGCGCGACAAGTTTACAATCTGTACGGCAAGCCTGAAAACATCGGTTACTTCAACCATCACAAAGGCCACATGCCCACGCCGGAAGCCGTGTGGCGGGCTATGGAATGGCTGGCGCACTTCCTTGGATCGCAGCGCTGA
- a CDS encoding c-type cytochrome → MKKYLFVFLAGIVLVPTALYVYLRSGYAPVSASASPLPFERFFAKLAMRATLSHDVPKVDTAPPAGADLQSGANLYRENCAVCHGLPSTPQTPISKGMYPHPPQFFRLGQPVTYDANQPYHPASPKAYWKVKNGVRLTGMPGFKDSLTEQQILQLSQFLANARNLPPAVRAELEGKTEPAPSGGPIAGPGQSATVGHR, encoded by the coding sequence ATGAAGAAATACCTGTTTGTATTCCTAGCAGGAATCGTTCTGGTTCCGACGGCATTATACGTCTATCTTCGTTCCGGTTACGCACCGGTTTCGGCATCCGCCTCGCCTCTTCCCTTTGAGCGCTTTTTCGCCAAGCTTGCCATGCGCGCAACTCTGTCGCATGATGTCCCCAAAGTTGACACTGCGCCGCCGGCTGGGGCCGATCTCCAAAGCGGCGCGAATCTGTATCGTGAAAATTGCGCAGTATGCCACGGTCTCCCAAGCACGCCTCAAACGCCCATTTCAAAAGGGATGTATCCTCATCCGCCGCAATTTTTCAGGCTCGGCCAGCCCGTCACGTACGATGCGAACCAGCCTTACCACCCCGCCAGCCCTAAGGCTTATTGGAAAGTGAAGAACGGTGTCCGCCTGACAGGAATGCCCGGTTTTAAAGATTCACTCACCGAACAACAGATCCTGCAACTTAGCCAGTTTTTGGCGAACGCCAGAAATCTGCCGCCCGCCGTGAGGGCCGAGCTGGAAGGCAAGACCGAACCAGCGCCCTCAGGCGGGCCGATAGCCGGACCGGGCCAGAGCGCGACCGTAGGCCACAGGTAA